One region of Priestia megaterium genomic DNA includes:
- the ytxC gene encoding sporulation protein YtxC: MKIFFKYVEDAVVVYESLCAKQSALSYGSQCLKLVNNQLLVIDETYNREAILQDMVIPVLTHVILKKKEKKMMVNILKEQFFYSEEEEQDLLLQIMGGIMEGERDEIPQKIFSLPRELLIRQALQDFFIHNVTFTFESFLQFRLKEYQDRLRYYAELAIDEYKLEQDYQILIHQLRQAANERQSSTGDVYVMHLNKNKFVLYDHNRRYVPERECAALAEAFLSKQESLYIDSTIIAPLLSLSPAGIHLYSDEHDHDFVYTIQNIFQEKVMLYEKNEFPFDQKQNIT; this comes from the coding sequence ATGAAAATATTCTTTAAATATGTAGAAGACGCAGTCGTTGTATATGAGTCTTTATGCGCGAAGCAAAGCGCTTTATCATATGGTTCACAGTGCTTGAAGCTGGTGAATAATCAGCTTTTAGTTATTGATGAGACATACAATCGAGAGGCCATTTTACAAGACATGGTGATACCTGTATTAACGCACGTGATTTTAAAAAAGAAAGAAAAAAAGATGATGGTAAACATATTAAAAGAACAATTTTTTTATTCGGAAGAGGAAGAGCAAGATTTGCTGCTTCAAATTATGGGGGGGATTATGGAAGGAGAGAGAGACGAAATTCCGCAAAAAATATTTTCTCTTCCAAGAGAATTGCTTATCCGCCAGGCGCTTCAAGACTTCTTCATTCATAATGTAACATTCACCTTTGAGTCTTTTCTCCAATTCCGTTTAAAAGAATATCAAGATCGGCTGCGCTATTATGCTGAGCTGGCGATTGATGAATATAAGCTTGAACAAGACTATCAAATTCTTATTCATCAGCTGCGTCAAGCGGCTAACGAAAGACAGTCATCTACCGGTGATGTGTACGTGATGCACTTGAATAAAAACAAGTTTGTATTGTACGACCACAACCGTAGATATGTTCCTGAACGTGAATGTGCAGCTCTAGCAGAGGCCTTTTTATCTAAACAAGAATCATTATACATAGACTCGACTATTATCGCGCCTTTGCTAAGTTTATCTCCAGCTGGTATTCATCTGTATAGCGACGAGCATGACCATGATTTTGTTTACACCATTCAAAATATCTTTCAAGAAAAAGTGATGTTATACGAAAAAAATGAATTTCCGTTTGATCAAAAGCAAAATATAACGTGA
- a CDS encoding M42 family metallopeptidase, producing the protein MTKLDETLTMLKALTDAKGIPGNEREPREVMKKYIAPYADEVTTDGLGSLIAKKVGNEQGPKIMVAGHLDEVGFMVTQIDERGFIRFQTVGGWWSQVMLAQRVTIVTSKGEVTGIIGSKPPHILPPEVRKKPVDIKDMFIDIGASSREEVAEWGVKPGDQVVPYFEFTVMNNEKMLLAKAWDNRIGCAIAIDVLKALKNEKHENVVYGVGTVQEEVGLRGAKTSANFIEPDIAFAVDVGIAGDTPGVSDKEASSKMGQGPQIILYDASMVSHKGLRDTVVDVADELNIPYQFDAIAGGGTDSGSIHISANGVPALSITIATRYIHSHAAMLHRDDYENAVKLIAEVIKRLDRDTVNAITYN; encoded by the coding sequence ATGACAAAGTTAGATGAAACATTGACGATGCTTAAAGCACTAACAGATGCAAAAGGAATTCCTGGAAATGAGCGTGAACCGCGTGAGGTTATGAAGAAATATATTGCACCTTATGCAGATGAAGTAACGACGGATGGGCTAGGCAGTTTGATTGCAAAAAAAGTAGGCAACGAACAAGGGCCTAAAATTATGGTAGCCGGTCACTTGGATGAAGTTGGTTTTATGGTGACTCAAATTGATGAACGCGGCTTTATTCGTTTTCAAACGGTAGGCGGATGGTGGTCTCAAGTTATGCTTGCTCAACGCGTAACCATCGTGACATCTAAAGGAGAGGTAACGGGGATTATTGGCTCAAAGCCACCTCATATCTTGCCTCCAGAAGTTCGCAAAAAGCCAGTTGACATTAAAGATATGTTCATCGATATTGGTGCTTCTAGCAGAGAAGAAGTAGCGGAGTGGGGAGTAAAACCTGGTGATCAGGTTGTACCTTATTTCGAATTTACGGTTATGAACAATGAAAAGATGCTGCTAGCGAAAGCCTGGGATAACCGTATTGGTTGTGCAATCGCTATCGATGTATTAAAAGCTTTAAAAAATGAAAAACATGAAAATGTTGTGTATGGTGTAGGAACGGTGCAAGAAGAAGTTGGACTCCGAGGTGCAAAAACATCTGCTAACTTTATTGAACCGGATATTGCATTTGCTGTTGATGTCGGTATCGCTGGAGATACACCTGGTGTTTCTGATAAAGAAGCCTCTTCTAAAATGGGGCAGGGTCCGCAAATCATTTTATATGATGCTTCCATGGTCTCTCATAAAGGACTTCGAGATACAGTGGTAGATGTGGCAGATGAATTAAATATTCCGTATCAATTTGATGCAATTGCTGGAGGCGGTACGGACTCGGGTTCTATCCATATTTCAGCTAACGGGGTGCCAGCACTTTCGATTACAATTGCAACTCGTTATATCCATTCTCATGCAGCAATGCTTCATCGTGATGATTATGAAAACGCAGTTAAATTAATTGCGGAAGTCATTAAGCGCTTAGACCGAGATACGGTTAACGCCATTACGTATAATTAA
- a CDS encoding DUF1294 domain-containing protein encodes MNELLLTYFIVINIIGIGMMYRDKQKAKRHEWRIAESTLWTVAAIGGAIGGLIGMYCYRHKTKHTSFTVGFPILAALDLLFFFVIS; translated from the coding sequence ATGAATGAACTGCTGCTTACCTATTTTATTGTTATTAATATAATAGGGATAGGAATGATGTATAGAGATAAACAAAAAGCGAAAAGACATGAGTGGAGAATTGCCGAAAGCACACTGTGGACGGTAGCTGCTATCGGAGGAGCCATTGGAGGACTGATTGGTATGTATTGCTATCGTCATAAAACGAAGCACACATCGTTTACAGTAGGTTTTCCTATTCTTGCCGCTCTTGATTTACTTTTCTTTTTTGTTATCAGCTGA
- the thrS gene encoding threonine--tRNA ligase, protein MLKEWKVVSEVIKMTFPDGAVKEYPKGSSTEDIAASISPGLKKKALAGKVNGELLDLRTPIEQDGSLEIITQDAPEALEIMRHSTAHLMAQAIKRLYKDVKVQLGVGPVIENGFYYDIDMEESITPEDLGRIEKEMKKIVNSNIEIERKEVSREEAIQLFKEVGDELKLELIDAIPAGEKVTIYQQGEFFDLCRGVHVPSTGKIKEFKLLSVAGAYWRGDSDNQMLQRIYGTAFFTKADLDEHLRLLEEAKERDHRKLGKELNLFTNSQKVGQGLPLWLPKGATIRRIIERYIVDKEVSLGYQHVYTPVLGSVELYKTSGHWEHYQDDMFPAMEMDNEDLVLRPMNCPHHMMVYKQGIHSYRELPIRIAELGTMHRYEMSGALSGLQRVRGMTLNDAHIFVRPDQIKEEFIRVVRLVEAVYKDFGFENYSFRLSYRDPEDTEKYFDDDAMWEKAQSMLKDAMDELDLDYYEAEGEAAFYGPKLDVQVKTALGKEETLSTVQLDFLLPERFDLTYVGEDGKQHRPVVIHRGVVSTMERFVAFLIEEYKGAFPTWLAPVQVQVIPVSPTVHLEYAKEVQEQLQLAGIRVELDSRDEKIGYKIREAQMQKIPYMLVVGDKEVEDKAVNVRKYGEQNSETVDFQAFLQNVKAEASR, encoded by the coding sequence ATGTTAAAGGAGTGGAAAGTTGTGTCAGAAGTAATCAAAATGACATTTCCTGATGGAGCTGTTAAAGAGTATCCAAAAGGATCATCAACAGAAGATATTGCGGCTTCTATTAGCCCGGGATTAAAGAAAAAAGCATTAGCAGGCAAAGTAAACGGCGAGCTGCTGGATTTACGTACGCCAATCGAACAAGATGGCAGTCTTGAAATCATTACGCAAGATGCTCCTGAAGCGCTTGAAATTATGCGCCATAGTACAGCGCATTTAATGGCTCAAGCAATCAAACGTTTATACAAAGATGTAAAAGTACAGCTAGGTGTAGGCCCGGTTATCGAAAATGGGTTTTACTATGACATCGATATGGAAGAATCAATTACTCCTGAAGATTTAGGTAGAATTGAAAAAGAAATGAAAAAAATCGTTAATTCAAATATTGAAATTGAACGAAAAGAAGTTTCTCGTGAAGAAGCCATTCAACTTTTTAAAGAAGTTGGCGATGAACTAAAGCTTGAATTGATTGATGCGATTCCAGCAGGTGAAAAGGTGACGATTTACCAACAAGGCGAATTCTTTGATCTTTGCCGAGGTGTGCACGTGCCGTCAACAGGCAAAATTAAAGAGTTTAAACTATTAAGCGTAGCAGGTGCTTATTGGCGCGGAGACAGCGACAATCAAATGCTGCAGCGTATTTACGGTACAGCATTCTTTACAAAAGCAGATTTAGACGAGCATCTTCGTCTTCTTGAAGAAGCAAAAGAACGTGACCACCGTAAACTTGGTAAAGAGTTAAACTTATTTACAAATTCTCAAAAAGTAGGACAAGGTCTTCCTTTATGGCTTCCAAAAGGTGCGACGATCCGCCGTATTATCGAGCGTTATATCGTAGATAAAGAAGTAAGCCTTGGTTATCAGCACGTTTACACGCCGGTGCTTGGAAGTGTAGAACTTTACAAAACGTCTGGTCACTGGGAGCACTATCAAGATGACATGTTCCCTGCAATGGAAATGGATAACGAAGACCTGGTTCTTCGTCCAATGAACTGTCCTCATCACATGATGGTGTACAAACAAGGTATTCACAGCTATCGTGAGCTTCCAATCCGTATTGCTGAACTTGGAACAATGCACCGCTACGAAATGTCAGGAGCATTATCAGGACTTCAGCGCGTTCGAGGCATGACGTTAAATGATGCACATATCTTTGTACGTCCGGATCAAATCAAAGAAGAATTTATTCGTGTGGTTCGCTTAGTTGAAGCGGTTTATAAAGATTTTGGATTTGAAAATTATTCATTCCGTCTATCTTATCGTGATCCTGAAGATACAGAAAAATACTTCGATGATGATGCAATGTGGGAAAAAGCACAAAGCATGTTAAAAGATGCAATGGATGAGCTTGACCTCGATTATTATGAAGCTGAAGGCGAAGCGGCATTCTACGGTCCAAAACTAGATGTTCAAGTTAAAACAGCTCTTGGTAAAGAAGAGACGCTATCTACGGTTCAATTGGATTTCTTACTTCCTGAACGCTTTGATTTAACGTATGTAGGGGAAGACGGAAAACAGCATCGACCTGTTGTTATTCACCGCGGCGTGGTGTCAACAATGGAACGTTTTGTAGCTTTCTTAATCGAAGAATACAAAGGAGCTTTCCCAACGTGGTTAGCACCTGTACAAGTTCAAGTGATTCCGGTATCACCTACGGTTCACCTTGAGTATGCAAAAGAAGTGCAAGAACAGCTTCAGCTTGCGGGTATTCGTGTGGAACTTGATTCTCGCGATGAGAAAATTGGCTATAAAATCCGTGAGGCTCAAATGCAAAAAATTCCTTACATGCTTGTTGTAGGGGATAAAGAAGTAGAAGATAAAGCAGTAAACGTACGTAAATATGGTGAGCAGAATTCAGAAACAGTGGATTTCCAAGCCTTTTTACAAAATGTAAAAGCAGAAGCATCTCGTTAA
- the infC gene encoding translation initiation factor IF-3: protein MMVNEGIRAREVRLIDQNGEQLGIKSKNEALEIASRVNLDLVMVAANAKPPVCRIMDYGKFRYEQQRKEREARKNQKVVNLKEVRLSPTIDEHDFNTKLRNARKFLEKGDKVKASIRFKGRAITHKGIGQKVLERFSQACEDVSSVESAPKMEGRSMFLVLAPKNEK, encoded by the coding sequence ATGATGGTAAACGAGGGCATTCGAGCTCGCGAAGTTCGTCTAATTGATCAAAATGGTGAACAATTAGGAATTAAATCAAAAAATGAAGCATTAGAAATTGCTTCACGAGTAAATCTTGACTTAGTAATGGTTGCTGCAAATGCGAAACCGCCGGTATGTCGTATTATGGACTACGGTAAATTCCGCTATGAGCAACAACGTAAAGAAAGAGAAGCTCGTAAAAACCAAAAAGTTGTAAACTTAAAAGAAGTTCGTTTAAGTCCAACAATTGATGAACATGATTTTAACACTAAACTTCGTAACGCACGCAAGTTCCTTGAAAAAGGTGACAAAGTGAAAGCGTCTATTCGCTTTAAAGGTCGTGCCATTACTCATAAAGGGATTGGCCAAAAAGTACTTGAACGTTTTTCACAAGCTTGCGAAGATGTAAGTTCAGTTGAATCGGCTCCTAAAATGGAAGGCCGCAGCATGTTCTTAGTCTTGGCACCTAAAAACGAAAAGTAA
- a CDS encoding dUTP diphosphatase, translating to MNLQQLFTMQRQLDQHIEDKHQLHKEDLVPRKLLALLVEMGELANETRCFKFWSVKPPAEDAVILEEFVDGVHFILSLGIEKGYDDLTELPKVKAADSKTTQFLQLFAQVSAFEQDLSKENYVNMFASYMKLGDMFGFSAEHIEEAYMSKNEVNFKRQEQGY from the coding sequence TTGAATTTACAACAGCTATTTACCATGCAGCGCCAGCTGGATCAGCATATAGAGGACAAGCATCAGCTTCATAAGGAAGACTTGGTTCCAAGAAAACTTTTAGCTCTGCTTGTTGAAATGGGAGAGCTGGCAAACGAAACGCGCTGCTTCAAATTTTGGAGCGTTAAACCTCCGGCTGAAGATGCTGTTATTTTAGAAGAATTTGTGGACGGCGTACATTTCATTCTTTCTTTAGGTATTGAAAAAGGATACGATGATTTAACTGAGCTGCCAAAAGTAAAAGCAGCTGATTCAAAAACAACACAATTTTTACAGTTATTTGCACAAGTTTCTGCTTTCGAGCAGGACCTGTCAAAAGAAAACTATGTGAACATGTTTGCATCTTACATGAAGCTTGGCGATATGTTTGGTTTTTCTGCTGAACATATTGAAGAGGCGTACATGTCAAAAAATGAAGTGAATTTTAAACGCCAAGAACAAGGATACTAG
- the sspI gene encoding small acid-soluble spore protein SspI has translation MDLNLRNAVIANVSGNSKEELEATISDAIQSGEEKMLPGLGVLFEVLWEKSPESEKEEILTTLENGLK, from the coding sequence ATGGATCTTAATTTACGAAATGCTGTTATTGCAAACGTTTCAGGAAACTCAAAAGAAGAGCTTGAGGCTACAATTTCTGACGCTATTCAAAGCGGTGAAGAAAAAATGCTCCCTGGACTTGGTGTTTTATTTGAAGTGCTTTGGGAAAAGTCTCCGGAATCAGAAAAAGAAGAAATTCTGACAACGCTTGAAAACGGTTTAAAATAA
- the rplT gene encoding 50S ribosomal protein L20: MPRVKGGTVTRKRRKKVLKLAKGFFGSKHRLYKVANQQVMKSHMYAYRDRRQKKRDFRKLWITRINAAARMNGLSYSRLMHGLKLAGIEVNRKMLADLAVADEKAFAELATAAKKGLDK; encoded by the coding sequence ATGCCACGCGTAAAAGGCGGTACAGTAACACGCAAACGTCGTAAAAAAGTTTTAAAATTAGCTAAAGGTTTCTTCGGTTCGAAGCATAGATTATATAAAGTTGCTAATCAGCAAGTTATGAAATCTCACATGTATGCTTATCGTGACCGTCGTCAGAAAAAACGTGACTTCCGTAAATTATGGATCACACGTATTAATGCAGCTGCTCGTATGAACGGTCTTTCTTACAGCCGTTTAATGCACGGTTTAAAATTAGCAGGTATTGAAGTTAACCGCAAAATGCTTGCTGACTTAGCTGTAGCTGATGAAAAAGCATTTGCTGAATTAGCAACTGCTGCTAAAAAAGGCTTAGATAAGTAA
- the rpmI gene encoding 50S ribosomal protein L35, protein MPKMKTHRGAAKRFKKTGSGKLKRARAYTSHLFANKSTKQKRKLRKGSLVSKGDFKRIRHLLDNIK, encoded by the coding sequence ATGCCAAAAATGAAAACACATCGTGGCGCTGCAAAGCGTTTCAAAAAGACTGGAAGCGGTAAATTAAAACGTGCTCGTGCTTACACAAGCCATTTATTCGCTAACAAATCTACAAAACAAAAGCGTAAATTACGTAAAGGTTCTTTAGTAAGCAAAGGTGACTTCAAACGTATCCGTCACTTATTAGATAACATTAAGTAA
- a CDS encoding TrmH family RNA methyltransferase, producing the protein MFVKQIDSVKNPQVKAWKKLHNKKDRDKQGLFMVEGFHLVEEAIKNKDCVKELIIRESTEVPAQWDIDGIEIIVVNEAISKLLSDTETPQGIIAVCFQTKHAEIIHTAQKVLLLDAVQDPGNLGTIIRTADAAGVGAIIIGEGSVDVYNPKVVRSTQGAIFHLPIVKGDLLETISLLKERGIAVYGTSLQNGKVYTHVKPSNEFALIVGNEGNGVSEKVLEQTDQNLYIPIYGKSESLNVAIASGILLYYLRGM; encoded by the coding sequence ATGTTTGTGAAACAAATTGATTCAGTTAAAAATCCGCAGGTAAAAGCGTGGAAAAAACTGCATAATAAAAAAGACCGTGATAAGCAGGGCCTTTTTATGGTAGAAGGCTTTCATTTAGTCGAAGAGGCTATCAAAAATAAGGATTGCGTAAAGGAACTAATTATACGCGAATCGACCGAAGTGCCCGCACAGTGGGATATAGACGGTATCGAAATAATCGTTGTAAACGAAGCAATTAGTAAGTTATTATCTGACACAGAAACACCTCAAGGAATTATTGCCGTGTGTTTTCAAACAAAGCATGCGGAAATTATTCATACAGCACAGAAAGTATTGCTTTTAGATGCGGTGCAAGATCCAGGTAACCTAGGCACCATTATCCGAACCGCTGATGCTGCGGGAGTGGGGGCTATTATCATTGGAGAGGGCAGCGTGGATGTGTACAACCCAAAAGTCGTTCGTTCAACGCAAGGAGCTATTTTTCACCTTCCAATTGTAAAAGGCGATTTGCTCGAAACAATTTCACTGTTAAAAGAAAGAGGAATAGCAGTTTACGGCACGTCGTTACAAAATGGAAAGGTCTACACACACGTAAAACCTTCAAACGAATTTGCGCTGATTGTGGGAAATGAAGGAAACGGCGTAAGCGAGAAAGTGTTGGAACAAACGGATCAAAATCTGTACATTCCCATCTATGGAAAGAGCGAGTCGTTAAATGTTGCCATCGCTTCTGGAATCTTACTTTATTATTTACGCGGAATGTAG
- the dnaI gene encoding primosomal protein DnaI produces MKPINDSLNQLVNKKDFKARLEALRNSILSNPEVKTFLQEHRRELDEQMVDRGLMKMHEFIDQSKCCDKCPSLQSCVNMVKGYHPQLVVKGRNIDLQYERCPRKVQEDERKEQESFIQCMYVPKEILQATMSDIEIEQGRFEAIKLVRDFVREYEPNKKMKALYLHGSFGVGKTYFLGAIANALAEKKVKSTILYVPEFLRELKGSFQDQSFNEKIEYVKKVPVLMLDDLGAESVTSWMRDDVLGTILQFRMLENLPTFFSSNLNFKELQHHLTYTQRGEQEELKAARVMERIKSLAIPVEMNGENKRNR; encoded by the coding sequence ATGAAGCCTATCAATGATTCACTAAATCAGTTAGTGAACAAAAAAGATTTTAAAGCACGCTTAGAAGCATTAAGAAACAGTATCCTGTCTAATCCTGAAGTTAAAACATTTTTGCAAGAGCATCGCCGTGAGTTAGATGAGCAAATGGTCGACCGAGGCCTGATGAAGATGCATGAATTTATCGACCAAAGCAAATGCTGTGACAAGTGTCCTTCTCTGCAAAGCTGTGTCAACATGGTGAAAGGATACCACCCTCAGCTGGTTGTAAAAGGCCGTAATATTGATTTGCAATATGAACGCTGTCCTAGAAAAGTACAAGAAGATGAGCGAAAAGAACAAGAATCTTTTATTCAGTGTATGTACGTGCCGAAAGAAATTTTACAGGCAACAATGTCTGATATTGAAATTGAGCAGGGAAGATTTGAAGCGATTAAACTAGTAAGAGATTTTGTGCGAGAATATGAGCCAAACAAGAAAATGAAAGCTTTATATTTACACGGTTCGTTTGGTGTGGGAAAAACGTATTTTCTTGGAGCAATTGCCAATGCGTTAGCCGAAAAGAAAGTGAAATCTACCATTCTGTATGTTCCGGAGTTTTTGCGTGAGTTAAAAGGTTCGTTTCAAGATCAAAGCTTTAATGAGAAAATAGAGTATGTCAAAAAAGTACCGGTTCTTATGCTTGATGATCTCGGAGCAGAATCCGTAACGAGCTGGATGCGAGACGATGTGCTCGGAACCATTTTACAATTCCGCATGCTCGAAAATTTGCCGACATTTTTCAGCTCGAATTTAAATTTTAAAGAGCTTCAACATCATTTGACTTATACCCAAAGAGGCGAGCAGGAAGAGCTCAAAGCCGCTCGTGTCATGGAACGAATTAAGTCTCTAGCCATTCCTGTTGAAATGAATGGAGAGAATAAACGAAATAGATGA
- the pheS gene encoding phenylalanine--tRNA ligase subunit alpha: MKERLQELQQEAIAKVEAASALKELNDVRVAYLGKKGPITEVLRGMGKLSAEERPVMGALANEVREAIASKIEEKQTALEAAEVERKLASETIDVTLPGRPVKAGTHHPLTSVVEEVEDLFLGMGYEVAEGPEVEQDYYNFEALNLPKGHPARDMQDTFYITEETLLRTHTSTVQARVMNKNEGKGPVKIICPGKVYRRDDDDATHSHQFMQIEGLVVDENIRMSDLKGTLEVFVKKMFGADREIRLRPSFFPFTEPSVEVDVSCAKCGGKGCNVCKQTGWIEILGAGMVHPNVLEMAGYDSTKYRGFAFGIGVERIAMLKHGVDDIRHFYTNDVRFLDQFKQV; this comes from the coding sequence ATGAAAGAACGTTTACAAGAACTTCAACAAGAAGCAATTGCAAAAGTCGAAGCAGCAAGTGCTTTAAAAGAATTAAACGACGTACGCGTAGCTTATTTAGGAAAGAAAGGCCCTATCACAGAAGTACTTCGCGGTATGGGAAAACTTTCAGCTGAAGAGCGCCCTGTAATGGGAGCACTTGCAAATGAAGTACGTGAAGCGATTGCATCTAAAATTGAAGAAAAACAAACGGCGTTAGAAGCAGCCGAGGTAGAGCGTAAACTTGCTTCAGAAACAATTGACGTAACGCTGCCGGGACGCCCGGTTAAAGCAGGTACGCATCACCCGCTCACAAGCGTGGTTGAAGAAGTAGAAGATTTATTCTTAGGAATGGGCTATGAAGTAGCAGAAGGACCAGAAGTAGAGCAGGACTACTATAATTTCGAAGCGCTGAACTTGCCAAAAGGTCACCCAGCACGTGATATGCAAGATACGTTCTATATTACGGAAGAAACGCTTCTTCGTACGCATACATCAACTGTTCAAGCTCGTGTTATGAACAAGAATGAAGGCAAAGGACCTGTTAAAATTATTTGCCCAGGTAAAGTGTACCGCCGCGATGACGATGATGCTACGCACTCACATCAATTTATGCAAATTGAAGGTCTTGTAGTAGACGAAAACATTCGTATGAGCGATTTAAAAGGCACGCTTGAAGTATTTGTGAAAAAGATGTTCGGTGCAGACCGTGAAATTCGTCTTCGTCCAAGTTTCTTCCCATTCACTGAGCCGTCTGTAGAAGTAGACGTATCGTGTGCAAAATGTGGAGGTAAAGGCTGTAATGTATGTAAACAAACAGGCTGGATTGAAATTTTAGGAGCCGGTATGGTTCATCCAAATGTTCTTGAAATGGCTGGATACGATTCAACTAAATATCGTGGTTTTGCTTTTGGAATCGGTGTAGAGCGTATTGCTATGTTAAAACACGGCGTGGATGATATTCGTCATTTCTATACAAATGATGTTCGTTTCTTAGATCAATTTAAACAAGTATAA